In Tautonia marina, the genomic stretch GATCTCGGCACCGAGAAGGACGGCATCCTCCGCTTCGGCTTCGCCCAGGCGAGTCTGCTCGACGCGCTGCTGGCCAGCCAGCCGAACGTGAAGGTCGATGAAGGCTTCCGCCGCGCCCGCAAGCAACTGCACGAGTTCGAGGGGGTCCGAGCACTCGACGCCCCCGAAGGCTTCGAAGGAGAGCTTCGGCCGTATCAGCGCGAGGGGCTCGGGTGGCTCGACTACCTGGAGCGCTTCGGCTTCGGCGGGATTCTGGCCGACGACATGGGCCTGGGCAAGACGATTCAGGTGCTCGCCCTGTTGCAGCACCGGAAAGTCTCGGAGAAGGCCGAGGGGCCGGCCCTGGCGGTTGTTCCCCGGTCGCTCGTCTTCAACTGGCTGGAAGAAGCGGCGAAGTTCACCCCTGAGCTTCGCGTGCTCGACTACACCGGCCGCGGCCGCCCGCAAATGCGGGAGACGTTCGACGAGTACGACCTGATCGTCACCACCTACGGCACCGTCCGCACCGACGCGGCCGAGCTGTCGAAGATCGAGTTCGACTTCGTCATCCTCGACGAGGCTCAGTCGATCAAGAACGCGACGAGCCAGGCCGCCAAGGCGTGCCGGCTGCTCAAGGGCAAGCACAAGCTCGCCATGAGCGGCACACCGATCGAAAACCACCTGGGAGAACTCTGGTCGATTATCGAGTTCCTCAACCCCGGTATGCTCGGCAGCGCCACCGCATTCAAGGGGCTCACCGGCGCCTCGGCCGGGCAAGACGAAGGGGCGCGGGCCGGCCTGGCCAAGGCGCTGAAGCCGTTCATCCTGCGACGGACGAAGTCTCAGGTCGTGAAGGATTTGCCCGAGAAGACCGAGCAAACCCTCTACTGCACGATGGAACCCGCCCAGCGCCGCATTTACGAGGAGCTGAAGGCCCACTATCGTCACGCCCTCTTGCGCAAGGGATCGAGCGATCTGAACAAATCCAAGATCGAGGTCCTCGAAGCCCTCTTGCGACTCCGCCAGGCGGCCTGCCATCCGGCTTTGATCAACGGCGAGCAATACGGCGAGGAACCGTCGGCGAAGCTCGACATGCTCTTGCCGCAACTGGCCGAGGTGGTGGACGAAGGGCACAAGGCGCTCGTCTTCTCGCAGTTCACCACCTTCCTCGGCCTGGTCAAGGACGCGTTGGATCAGGAAGGATTGACCTACGAATACCTCGACGGCCGGACCCGTAACCGGGCCCAGCGTGTCGAGCGGTTCCAGAACGATCCCGACTGCCCGATCTTCCTCATCAGCCTGAAGGCCGGCGGCCTGGGCCTGAACCTGACGGCGGCCGAGTACGTCTACCTGCTCGACCCCTGGTGGAACCCCGCGGTGGAGGCCCAGGCCATCGACCGCTCGCACCGGATCGGCCAGACGCACAACGTCTTCGCCTACCGCCTGATCTGCCGCGACACCGTCGAGCAGAAGATCGTCGACCTCCAGCAACAGAAACGCGAGCTGGCCGACGCGATCCTCAACGCCGATAACCGCTCGATCATCAAGAGCCTCTCGCGCGACGACCTGGAGTTCCTGCTCTCCTGAGGTCCACGGGGCCTTCCCCTTTTTCAAGGCCCCTTCCCCTCCCGCTCGCTTCGGACGCATCGCCATGTTCCTCCGCGAGATCACCCTCCGCAACCTCCTCTCCTTCGGCCCCGAGACGCCGCCCTTTGCGCTGCGCAATTTGAATGTTCTGATCGGACCGAACGGCTCGGGGAAGTCGAACTTCATCGAGGCGATCGGGCTGTTGCAGGCGGCGCCGACGGACATTACGAAGCCCATCCAAAGAGGAGGAGGCATTGACGAATGGCTCTGGAAAGGATTGTCCGAAAAAGTCAAGGCGTCCATTACCATTGAATTGAATGAGCCAGAAAGCCTGTCTCCTTTCTCGATTTGGCATCATTGTGAGATCCAGGATCTGGGGCACGTCATCCCCCATTTCGCCGGGCAGGTCGAGGCGATTTCCATCTCAGACGAGTGGGTCGATATTCCGGCGAGCGAGGGTGACCGAAGGGAGCGAATCTTCGATCGTAAAAAGGAGCAGTCGTCGCCGCCTTCTTCCAGTACCGGTTCGCACAGCATCGTGCTTGACCAAAATCAATCGATTCTGTCGCAGGCTTACCTCTTTGGCAGGGATCATGAAGAAGAGTTCATGCTCAAGCAGGCCCCGACGGCACTTCTCCTTTTATTGGAATTCTATAAAAGAATAAGAATTTACCGAGATTGGTCGTTCGGCCGTAGTTGTCCGCTCCGCCTGCCCCAACAGTCTGATGAGAAGGGTGATTTCCTCGCCGAAGACTATCTGAATCTGGGGCTTGTGTTGAACAGGCTCAAGCGGAATCTTCCTGTCAAGCGGGAGCTGCTTGAGTTGCTCGGCGACCTCTATCCGGGGATCACCGACTTCGGGATTGATGTCCTCGGCGGTAGGGTTCAGCTCTACTTGGAGGAAGAGCGTTTCCCGGTCCCTGCGACTCGCCTGTCTGATGGGACCCTTCGTTATCTCTGCTTGCTCGCAATCCTTTGTCACCCGAAGCCGCCGCCGTTGATCTGCATCGAGGAGCCGGAACTGGGGCTGCACCCGGACGTGCTGGTGAACCTGGCGAAACTGATCAAGAAGGCGTCGGAGCGGACGCAGTTGATCATCACGACCCACTCGGAAATCCTGGTTGATGCCTTGACGTACTCGCCCGAGGACGTGGTTATCTGTGAGAAGGGGGAGTCGGGCACGGTGATGCGGCGACTCGACGGTGAGGATCTTAAGGAGTGGCTCGAACACTACACCCTGGGTCAGCTCTGGAGCCGCGGCGAGATCGGGGGCAACCGCTGGTGAGCGTCGTCAAGCTCTATGTCGAGGGGGGCGGGAATCGGGTCCTGGACCAGGGGCTCCGGGACGCCTTCAAGCGGTTCTTCGCTAGGTCGGGCCTCCCTGAGGCGAGCATCGTCATCCGGGTGTGCGGGAGCCGTCGCGATGCGTTCAGGGATTTCGGGATCGCGTTACGTAAGGCCGGACCGGTGCAAGCGCCGATCCTGCTGGTCGATAGCGAGGAGGCCGTCCTCCCCCAACACTTCGGGAAGCCGTGGGACCATCTGCTCCGGGTCGACCGGTTTTCCAGGCCTGGGGGAGCGACCGACGATCAGGCCCACCTGATGGTCCAGTGCATGGAGAGCTGGTTCCTGGCCGATCGCCAGTGGCTCGCGAGGTACTTCGGCCAGCACTTCCACTCCGGGGCGTTGCCGGGGGCGTCCAATATCGAATCGATCGATAAGCGTCGCGCTCTGGAGGCGCTCGGCGGCGCGACAAAGGCATGTCAGAAGGGCAAATATAATAAAGGGAAGCACTCTTCCGAGATCCTCGCCGGCCTTGATCCCAAGAGTGTCAAGGAGGCGTCGGCGCATGCCCAGAGGTTGTTCGAAACGCTGAAGGCGAAGGGCTCGGGACGATGAGTCGGCGAGAATTGGACCGGGCCATGCTTTCGGTCGTCGTACCGGTGTACGACGAGGAGGAGGCGCTGCCGGAGCTGGAAAAGCGGCTGGCGGGGGCGGTCGAGGGGTTGGGGTTTGATCGCTTGGAATTTCTCCTGGTGTCGGACGGGAGCAGGGACGGCTCGGAGGAGATCATCCGCGCGATGGTCGCGCGTGACCCGAGGTACAAGGGGGTCTTCCTGTCGAGGAATTTCGGGCATCAGGCGGCGATCGGGACCGGGCTCGGCATGGCAAGAGGGTCGGTCGTGGCGATCATCGACGGAGATTTGCAGGACCCTCCGGAAGCGATTGCGGCCCTGATCGAGACGCTCGATCGCGGGGCCGACGTGGCGTACGGGGTGCGGACGAGGCGCAAGGAGTCGCTCCCGGCCCGCATGGCGTACGCAAGTTTTTATCGAGTGCTCAGGGCCGTCTCGGCGATTGAGATCCCGCTCGATTCGGGGGATTTCTGCTGCATGAGGAGGCCGGTCGTCGACGCCATGCTCGCCCTGCCCGAGCAACGGCGGTTTCTCAGAGGCTTGCGGGCCTGGGTCGGATTCCGGCAAGTGGGGGTCCCCTATGAGCGGGCGGCTCGGCACGCGGGAGCCCCGAAGTACACGCTTCGAAAGCTCGTTGCTCTCGCGTATGATGGCTTGTTCTCTTTTTCAAGCTTGCCGATCCGGGTGATGCAGCTTGCTGGGTTCGTGCTGTCGGCGCTGGCGATCGGGATTGCAATTTTCTACATCATCTGGTCCTTCCTGGCTCCCGAGCGGTTCCCGAGCGGGTTCGCCAGCCTGATTGTCTCGATCTGGTTCTTCGCCGGGGTGCAGTTGCTTTGCCTCGGGATCGTCGGCGAGTACGTCGTGCGAACCTGCGATGAGTCGAGAGGCCGCCCGCAGGCGATCATCCGCGAAGTGGTCGCCCAATCGGTGGAGCGAGGCGGCGAGGGAGAGCCGGGGCGCATCGAATCGGCTCGGATGGATCATCATGCGTGAATCGTATGGCGCGGTCTATGCCCGGCTCTACAACGAGCACTGGTGGTGGCGGGCCAGGGAAGCCATCGTGCTGCGGACGATCCGGCAGATGGGACTGGAGCCGGGCGAGGATCGGGAGATTCTCGATGTCGGCTGTGGCGATGGCTTGTCGTTCCCGGCGCTCTCGGCGTTCGGCCGGGTGCGGGGGATCGAGGTGGACGAGCGCTTGCTCGACCCGAACGGGCCGTACCGCGATCGGATTTTCACCGCGCCGCTGGGCGATCCACGTTACGAGGCCCCCTCGTGGCGGTTCGATCTGATCACGGCGCTCGACGTGCTGGAGCATATCGACGACGATCGCGCCGCGGCCGATGCGATGGTCCGGATGCTCCGGCCTAACGGTCTGCTGGTCGTGACCGTCCCCGCGTTCGAAACGCTCTGGGACGAGCACGATGAGATCAATCATCATTACCGACGGTATACGATCGGTCGGCTGCGTCGGGTGCTGGAGGGGATCGGCCTGGAACCAATCCGATTGCGATACGTCTTCCGGGGGCTGTTCGCGCCGAAGCTGGCCGTACGCCTGGTCAACCTCGGGCGTCGGCGGAAGGTGGCGCAGCACGGCATTCCCTCGCCTCGGGTCAACGCGGTGATGCGACAGCTCTGCGAGGTGGAAGACCGGGTGCTTGCTCGCGTGCCGGTTCCGTTCGGCACGTCGGTGCTGGCGGTCGCTCGCCGGGCCAGTGGCGACGGAGCGTGAGGCCGACACCAGCCAGGCCGGGGCCGATCCTGACGGCAAGGCACACACTCAACGCCAGGCCAGCCTTTGACGACCCGGTCAGGCTCGGCAACAATTGACGAAACGGTCTGGGCGATCTGGTCCCGCACGGAACCCCCTGCCCTGCCCTGATCCGCCGGCCAGGTCCGCCGACTGGCCGGCGACGATGCAACCGGAGCGATCCGACCGATGGCCGATCCCGAGTTCCGGCACGATGTCTGTGTGGTGGGAGGCTGCGGCCATGTGGGCTTGCCGCTGGCAATCACCTTTGCCTCGCACGGCTTGAAGGTCAGCGTTTCCGACATCAACGCGCAGGCGGTCGAACTGGTCCGATCGGGGCGGATGCCCTTTCTCGAAACCGGGGCCGAGGAGGCGCTTCGGGCGGTCATCGGCCGGACACTGGAGGTGGGCACCGAGCCGGAACTCGTCTCGCAGGCCAGGCATGTGGTGGTGGTGATCGGCACCCCGGTTGATGAACATCTCAATCCCACCTTCCACACGATGCGTCGCTTCTTCCAGGGGCTCATTCCGCATCTGAGAGACGGGCAGACGGTCATTCTCCGCAGCACCGTCTTCCCCGGCACGACCGAGAAGATCCGGGCGTTGCTCGATCGGTCGGGGGTACGAGTCCACGTGGCCTTCTGCCCCGAACGCGTGGCCGAGGGGAAGGCGATGGAGGAACTGGTTGTCCTGCCGCAGATTGTCTCCGGCTGTGACGATCGAGCGATCGAGGCTGCATCGGAACTGTTCGGAACGATTGCGAAATCCTTGATCTTTCTCTCGCCGTTGGAGGCGGAGCTGACGAAGATTTTCGCCAACGTTTGGCGCTACATTCAATTTGCCACGGCGAATCAGTTCTTCATGATTGCCGCCGATCATGGCCTGGACTTTTCCAGGCTTCACAATGCCCTGACCCAGGACTACCCCCGCATGGCGGGCCTGCCCCGAAGCGGGTTCGCCGCCGGACCCTGTCTGTTCAAGGACACAATGCAGCTCTCGGCTGCCTATAACAATAACTTTGCACTTGGTCATGCGGCGATGCTGGTGAATGAAGGGTTGCCGAACTTTCTGGTCAAGCACGCCAAGCAGCGCTTTGACCTGGCGAGCATGACCGTCGGCCTGCTGGGCATGGCCTTCAAGGCCGAGAGCGACGACCCGAGAGAATCCCTCTCGTACAAGCTGCGCAAGCTGCTCGAAGCGGAAGCGGAAACCGTCTTGTGTACGGATGAGTATATTCGTGACCCGAACTTTCTGCCGGTCGAGGACGTGGTGGCGCGGGCGGATCTTCTGTTCATCGGAGCACCGCACCGGAGGTATCGAGAGCTGTCGATTCCGAGCGAGCTGCCGGTGGTGGATGTCTGGAATCTGTCGGGTCGGGGAGCGTTTCCGGAGTGATCCGAGTGCGCCGGATGCCTTGAACGGCGGGGCGATTCCTGGGACGATACGATCAAGGGTCGGTGGTTCGCCCGGTTCGCAGCCTGTCGCAGTCCGTCCGTTGTCGGACGTCGCCCACCATGCCGGCTCGATTGATGGAATGAGGATGGCGCATCGATGAAGATCCTGGTCACCGGAGCCGCCGGGTTCATTGCCGGATACCTGGTCGAGGAGTTGCTGGAGGCCGGGCACGAGGTGATCGGCCTGGACAACTATTCGAAGTACGGGCCGATCGATCACTCCTACGACCAGCACCCCCGCTATCGCCTGGTGCGCGGGGATGCCAAGGACGTGGCCTTGCTGACCGAATTGCTCCGGGGGTGCGATCACTTCGTGGCCGGTGCGGCCATTATCGGCGGCATCTCACTCTTTCATGAGAAAGCGTACGACCTGATCGCCGAGAATGAGCGGATCACGGCCGCGGCCTTCGACGCAGCGATCGCCGGCTTCAACGGCGGTCAGGGGTCGCTCCGGAAGATCACCGTGGTCAGCTCGTCGATGGTTTTTGAGAGCTGCGACGAGTTTCCGACCCCCGAAGGAGCCGAGCGTCGCTGCCCGCCGCCGGCCTCGACCTACGGCTTTCAGAAGCTGGCAACCGAGTACTTCGCCCAGGGAGCCTGGGAACAGTACACGCTGCCGTACACGATCGTCCGGCCGTTCAACTGTGTGGGGATCGGCGAAAAACGAGCCGTGGGCGATCATGAGGTCATGTCGGGAAATGTGAAGCTGGCCATGAGCCACGTCGTGCCCGACCTCGTTCAGAAGGTGCTCAAGGGCCAGGACCCGCTGCACCTGCTGGGGGATGGGCGCCAGGTCCGGCATTACACGTACGGCGGCGACCTGGCGCGGGGGATTCGCCTGGCGGTCGAGCATCCCGATGCAACGAATGAAGATTTCAATCTTTCGACCGATGTTTCCACGACGGTGCTGGAACTGGCCGAACTGATCTGGACCAAGGTTCGAGGCAAGGATGAGCCGTTTCGCTATGTCAGCGATCCCCCCTTCCCTCATGACGTGCAGCGGCGGGTGCCGGATGTGAGCAAGGCCAGGCGCGTGCTTGGCTTCGAAGCGACGACGTCGTTGTCGGAATCCCTCGACGAGATCATTCCGTGGATCGACCAGCAGATCAAGGTGGGGGGCATTTGACCGCCCCGACCACTCCGGCCGGTGCGGGTGCGCTCAACGCCGAGCTTGACCGGCTCTACGCCGGCCGCTTCAGCGCCCGCGACCGACAGGGGAAGGCACGGCTCTGGCAGGTCCTTTGCCGATCCTTCTTCGACCATTACGTGCCGGCCGAGGGGGCCGTGCTCGACGTCGGGGCCGGCTACTGTGACTTCGTTAATCAGGTCAGGGCGCGGCGTCGGATCGCCGTCGACCTGAACCCCGACACGGTGACGGCCGCCGGCGCGGGGGTCGAGGTCTTCACGCATCCGCTGGAACGCCTTGATGAAGTGATCGCACCCGAGTCGATCGACCTGGCCTTCGCCAGCAATGTGTTCGAACACCTGAGAGGTCCCGATGCCCTGCTCCAGGTCCTCGGAGCCTTGCGGACGGTGCTCCGGCCGGGCGGTCGGTTGATGATCATGCAGCCGAACGCCCGGGTGGTGGGCGGGGCGTTCTGGGACTTCTTCGACCACACCTTGCCCCTGAGCGAAAAGGGCATGGCCGAGGCGCTCGGGATCGCCGGGTATGAGGTGATCGAGTCTCGGGCGAAATTCCTGCCGTACACGACCAAGAGCCGATTGCCGCAATGGCCGATCCTGGTTCGCCTCTACCTGGCCCTGCCGCCGGCGCACTGGCTGTTCGGCGGCCAGATGCTTGTGGTCGCTCGCAAGCCGGGCGCTTCGGCCGGAGGATCGCCATGACCACCGAGGCTGCGAGCGCCTCCAGCCTGGCCGAGATCGACTTCGTCATGCCCGTCTACAACGAGGGAGCGAACATCGCTCGGGCGCTGGCCGAACTCGATGCGCAGGTGCAAATTCCCAAGCGCGTCCTTGTCGTCTACGACTTCGACGAAGACGACACCCTGCCCGAACTTCGCCGCCTGGCCCCGGCGTATCCCTGGGTCGAGACGGTCAAGAACACCCTGGGCAAAGGGGTTCTCAATGCGATCCGGGCCGGAATCGCCGCGACGACCGCCGAGGTGGTCATCATCACCATGGCCGACCTGTCCGACGACCTGACCGTCGTGCCGACGATGGTCCGGATGATCCGGCAAGACGGCTACGACATCGTCGCCGCCTCACGCTACATGAAGGGAGGGCGGCAGATCGGCGGCCCGTTGCTCAAGAAAACGATGTCGAGGGTCGCGGGCGTCAGTCTTTACTGGCTCGGCGCCCTGCCGATTCATGACGCCACGAACGCCTTCCGCGCTTATCGCCGCCAGGTCCTGCTCGATTTTCCGATTGAGAGCCAGGGGGGCTTTGCCTATTCCCTGGAGATCACCGCCAAGGCTCACGCCGCCGGCTGCACCATTGGCGAGGTCCCCTCCACCTGGCGCGACCGCTCGGCCGGTGCGTCGCGATTCCGCCTCCGGGCCTGGTTGCCGCACTACCTGAAGTGGTACGGCTATGCGCTTACCCATCGGCCGAAGCGAACCACGGGGAGCGGCGTCGAGCCACCGCCGAGCCAATCCCCGTAGCCCCTTTGTTTCTGTCTGGTCCGTCAGTGAGCCACGCCCAAACACTTGCTCAGCGAACGATCCGGGCGTCGGGCTTGGCTTCCTGAAGTTTGGCGACGGCCTCGTCGGAAACCTCGGTGCCGATCAGGTAGAGCGTGCGGAGCTGGGGCAGCTCGGCGAGGGTGGCGAGCCCGGCGTCGGTGATCTTGGTCTTGCTCAGGGAAAGCTCCTTCAGCTCGGGAAGCTCCTTGAGGTGGGCGAGCCCCTCGTCGCCGACCTCGGTGCCGGTCAGAAAGAGCATGCCGAGCGAGGGGAGTTCCTTCAGGTGTTCCAGGGCCGCGCCGGTCAGGGCCGGAGACATGATGGTCAGGGCGGTGATTCCCTTGATTTCCTTCAGCTTGGCCGCGGCCTCGTCGTTGAATTCGGGGTTGTCCACGTAAACGACGGTGACAGAGGGCAGCCCCTTGAGGGCTTCCAGGGCGGCGGCATCGCCTCGCCAAAGCTTCGGCAGGGTGACTCGGGTGGTCTTCGGCCCCTCGTCGGGGCCTTCGACGGCAACCCCCGCGCCCAGGGCTTCCAGATCCTTGATGGCGAGGGTCAGCTCCAGGTCGGCGACCTTCTTCTCCAGCTCGGCGATCCGTGCCTTGAGGACTTCGGGATCGTTCGGATCGGCCTCCTCTTGCGGCTTGGCGTCCTCGGCCGGCTTCTCCTCGTCCTGGGCGAAGGAGGCCGTCGAGGCGATCGGGGAGAGGATCAGGGCGAAGGTCATCGGCAGCAGGGCCAGCCACCAGGGGGCGGAGGCGGATCGGGTCGAGGTGCGGCGAATCATGGGCGTCGGGCTCCCTGTTGAAGGTCTTCGAGCGAGGATCTCGGTTGGATTGGCCCCGGTGTCTCGGGGGCGGGAATCGTCGGGGTCCGTCGGTGGGATCATGCGGTTCCCGAGGTCCGGGCAATCCGCGTTGAGGTTCAGGCTACTGGCCCGACGGCTCCTCCGCAACGCCCGGCCCCACGCGAGGAGGCTCGGAAAGGTCAACGACCCACGCCCCCGGCACCGCTCGCTCAACGACCAGGCGGGCCATCGGGAACCACTGGGCACAGTGGTCGAGGACCTCCGAATCGGCCGACGCGACGACCACCTCGGCAGGCCCGGCGATCAGTTCGGCGTCGGGGTTGAAGGGAAGCTCGACCTCCCAGGGCCAGCCGCGATCCGAGGCCACCTCGCGCAGGATCGCCGCCAGGCGCCCGCTGTTCGAGACCGGCCGGTCGAGCAGCCAGAGGCTCGGGCCGACCCGCCAATCGGCCAGTGCCTCGCCGATCAGGGCGATTGCCGGCCGCGTTTCCTCAACCCGCCGATAGGTGCCGTGGACTCCCGCCAGGTCTCGGAGCGACCCGTCCCGGCCGAGCAGTAACGGGGCCCCGCCCAGCGCCGCCTCGATCGTCGTCAGGACGTTGAAGCCGTCGATCCGCAACGAGCGGCCGGCGATCGCGTCGAGATCGAGCCGACGGCTCAGGCGATCGGCCCGCTGGGCATCGGAACAGGCCGATCGTAAAACAGCTTTCCGCGAGCGATCGGGCAGCCGGTGGCGGTCGCCAACGAGCTTCAGGCTCGACGCCTCGGCATAGCCCCGACCGAACAGCCAGGCCAGATCCGCCACCGCCTCGCGAAGCGCCGGGATGGCCTCGGGAGCGAACAGCGAGGCGTCGCGCGGGTCGGCCCCTCGGTGCGATCGGCGGTCGGGCATCGCGGCGATCCCTTTGCTCATTTGGGAGCGGTTGGTGCAGTCTTTTTCCAAGGGGCCAGCCTCCAGAGGATCGCCCCGAGGCTCGAAGCCGGTCAAGCCCCCGCGTGTTTCCTGTGCAAGCGATCGTCGGACGGAACGGACCACTGGCATCGAACTTGCTCGCCGCATCCCGATTGTCCCAGGGGCGAGCCGATCGACCGCCCTCGATCCGGCCCCTTCGAGCGGAGGGCATGCGCGCAATGACCGACACCGAAGACACCATCCCCAGCTACCAGGAATCGCTTGCGGCGTTTCATCAGGCGTTTGGCGACGAGTTGCGAGAACTGATCGGGGCGTTGCCGATCGCCGAGGGAAACCGGGTGCTCGACCTGGCCTGTGGCGACGGCCGTTATGCGGCCTGGCTCGCCGATCGGGTCGGGCCGGAGGGCCGGGTCGTGGCGGTCGATCTGAGCGGGGCGTACCTCACGCTGGCCCGTCAGGTCGTCAGCGAACAGGACCCGGAGGGCCTCGTGCGCTTCGTCGAGGCCGACGTCTTTCGCGTCCCGTTACAGGAAGGGTCGTTCGATCTGGCCTGGTGCGCTCGGAGCCTTCGGAGCCTGCCCGACGCGATCGAAGTCCTGCGCGGGATGGCTCGCCTGGTCCGGCCGGGAGGGGCCATCGCCGTTCTTGAAGAAGATGCGCTGCACCACCTGATCCTCCCCTGGCCGGAAGACCTGGAGCTGGCCCTGCGCCGGGCCGAGCTGGAGGCCCTGGCCGCGCAGATCGGCCAGCCGAGACGCTACTACGCCGGGCGTCGCCTGCCGCAACTGGCCCGAGAGGCCGGTCTGGATCGCGTTTCGGTTTCGACCCGGGCGATCGACCGCTGGGCGCCACTTACGGAACCCGAGCGGGCCTTCATCGACCTGGAACTGGCGGCCCTCCGACGCCGGGTGATCGGCCGGATCGACCCCGAGATGCGAGAGGTCTTCGATCGCCTCGTCGATCCCGATTCCGACGCCTATCTGCCGGCTCGCCCCGACTTCACCATGACCTGCATCGAGCGGGTGGTGGTGGGCCGCCGGCCCGAGGCGTGATCGGGAGTCGTGGCCCGCTCGCGCGGCCGTTTCGAGCGATCGTGCCCGATCAGGTGTTTCTGCGTCATCACGAGTGAAGCAAAAGGTCAGTCAGCCAGAGGCGCGGCGCGGGGAACCGTGTAGAATCGGGGAACGCAGCAGTTGATTCCAGAGTGCTCGATGCATGGGATCAATCGCGATGCACGTCTCGCAGTCCCGCGATTCTCGACAACGGGGCTGCTTCGAGTTCCGTTCCGTTGATTCCTTGCTCCGTCTTCTCTGTGTGCGAGTCGTCCGATTCGCTCTCCGACGCCGAGGGTGTCGGATCC encodes the following:
- a CDS encoding AAA family ATPase, with the translated sequence MFLREITLRNLLSFGPETPPFALRNLNVLIGPNGSGKSNFIEAIGLLQAAPTDITKPIQRGGGIDEWLWKGLSEKVKASITIELNEPESLSPFSIWHHCEIQDLGHVIPHFAGQVEAISISDEWVDIPASEGDRRERIFDRKKEQSSPPSSSTGSHSIVLDQNQSILSQAYLFGRDHEEEFMLKQAPTALLLLLEFYKRIRIYRDWSFGRSCPLRLPQQSDEKGDFLAEDYLNLGLVLNRLKRNLPVKRELLELLGDLYPGITDFGIDVLGGRVQLYLEEERFPVPATRLSDGTLRYLCLLAILCHPKPPPLICIEEPELGLHPDVLVNLAKLIKKASERTQLIITTHSEILVDALTYSPEDVVICEKGESGTVMRRLDGEDLKEWLEHYTLGQLWSRGEIGGNRW
- a CDS encoding DUF4276 family protein, coding for MSVVKLYVEGGGNRVLDQGLRDAFKRFFARSGLPEASIVIRVCGSRRDAFRDFGIALRKAGPVQAPILLVDSEEAVLPQHFGKPWDHLLRVDRFSRPGGATDDQAHLMVQCMESWFLADRQWLARYFGQHFHSGALPGASNIESIDKRRALEALGGATKACQKGKYNKGKHSSEILAGLDPKSVKEASAHAQRLFETLKAKGSGR
- a CDS encoding glycosyltransferase family 2 protein; this translates as MSRRELDRAMLSVVVPVYDEEEALPELEKRLAGAVEGLGFDRLEFLLVSDGSRDGSEEIIRAMVARDPRYKGVFLSRNFGHQAAIGTGLGMARGSVVAIIDGDLQDPPEAIAALIETLDRGADVAYGVRTRRKESLPARMAYASFYRVLRAVSAIEIPLDSGDFCCMRRPVVDAMLALPEQRRFLRGLRAWVGFRQVGVPYERAARHAGAPKYTLRKLVALAYDGLFSFSSLPIRVMQLAGFVLSALAIGIAIFYIIWSFLAPERFPSGFASLIVSIWFFAGVQLLCLGIVGEYVVRTCDESRGRPQAIIREVVAQSVERGGEGEPGRIESARMDHHA
- a CDS encoding class I SAM-dependent DNA methyltransferase: MRESYGAVYARLYNEHWWWRAREAIVLRTIRQMGLEPGEDREILDVGCGDGLSFPALSAFGRVRGIEVDERLLDPNGPYRDRIFTAPLGDPRYEAPSWRFDLITALDVLEHIDDDRAAADAMVRMLRPNGLLVVTVPAFETLWDEHDEINHHYRRYTIGRLRRVLEGIGLEPIRLRYVFRGLFAPKLAVRLVNLGRRRKVAQHGIPSPRVNAVMRQLCEVEDRVLARVPVPFGTSVLAVARRASGDGA
- a CDS encoding nucleotide sugar dehydrogenase, which produces MADPEFRHDVCVVGGCGHVGLPLAITFASHGLKVSVSDINAQAVELVRSGRMPFLETGAEEALRAVIGRTLEVGTEPELVSQARHVVVVIGTPVDEHLNPTFHTMRRFFQGLIPHLRDGQTVILRSTVFPGTTEKIRALLDRSGVRVHVAFCPERVAEGKAMEELVVLPQIVSGCDDRAIEAASELFGTIAKSLIFLSPLEAELTKIFANVWRYIQFATANQFFMIAADHGLDFSRLHNALTQDYPRMAGLPRSGFAAGPCLFKDTMQLSAAYNNNFALGHAAMLVNEGLPNFLVKHAKQRFDLASMTVGLLGMAFKAESDDPRESLSYKLRKLLEAEAETVLCTDEYIRDPNFLPVEDVVARADLLFIGAPHRRYRELSIPSELPVVDVWNLSGRGAFPE
- a CDS encoding NAD-dependent epimerase/dehydratase family protein; translation: MKILVTGAAGFIAGYLVEELLEAGHEVIGLDNYSKYGPIDHSYDQHPRYRLVRGDAKDVALLTELLRGCDHFVAGAAIIGGISLFHEKAYDLIAENERITAAAFDAAIAGFNGGQGSLRKITVVSSSMVFESCDEFPTPEGAERRCPPPASTYGFQKLATEYFAQGAWEQYTLPYTIVRPFNCVGIGEKRAVGDHEVMSGNVKLAMSHVVPDLVQKVLKGQDPLHLLGDGRQVRHYTYGGDLARGIRLAVEHPDATNEDFNLSTDVSTTVLELAELIWTKVRGKDEPFRYVSDPPFPHDVQRRVPDVSKARRVLGFEATTSLSESLDEIIPWIDQQIKVGGI
- a CDS encoding class I SAM-dependent methyltransferase; translation: MDRPADQGGGHLTAPTTPAGAGALNAELDRLYAGRFSARDRQGKARLWQVLCRSFFDHYVPAEGAVLDVGAGYCDFVNQVRARRRIAVDLNPDTVTAAGAGVEVFTHPLERLDEVIAPESIDLAFASNVFEHLRGPDALLQVLGALRTVLRPGGRLMIMQPNARVVGGAFWDFFDHTLPLSEKGMAEALGIAGYEVIESRAKFLPYTTKSRLPQWPILVRLYLALPPAHWLFGGQMLVVARKPGASAGGSP
- a CDS encoding glycosyltransferase produces the protein MTTEAASASSLAEIDFVMPVYNEGANIARALAELDAQVQIPKRVLVVYDFDEDDTLPELRRLAPAYPWVETVKNTLGKGVLNAIRAGIAATTAEVVIITMADLSDDLTVVPTMVRMIRQDGYDIVAASRYMKGGRQIGGPLLKKTMSRVAGVSLYWLGALPIHDATNAFRAYRRQVLLDFPIESQGGFAYSLEITAKAHAAGCTIGEVPSTWRDRSAGASRFRLRAWLPHYLKWYGYALTHRPKRTTGSGVEPPPSQSP
- a CDS encoding DUF434 domain-containing protein, with product MEKDCTNRSQMSKGIAAMPDRRSHRGADPRDASLFAPEAIPALREAVADLAWLFGRGYAEASSLKLVGDRHRLPDRSRKAVLRSACSDAQRADRLSRRLDLDAIAGRSLRIDGFNVLTTIEAALGGAPLLLGRDGSLRDLAGVHGTYRRVEETRPAIALIGEALADWRVGPSLWLLDRPVSNSGRLAAILREVASDRGWPWEVELPFNPDAELIAGPAEVVVASADSEVLDHCAQWFPMARLVVERAVPGAWVVDLSEPPRVGPGVAEEPSGQ
- a CDS encoding class I SAM-dependent methyltransferase, with translation MRAMTDTEDTIPSYQESLAAFHQAFGDELRELIGALPIAEGNRVLDLACGDGRYAAWLADRVGPEGRVVAVDLSGAYLTLARQVVSEQDPEGLVRFVEADVFRVPLQEGSFDLAWCARSLRSLPDAIEVLRGMARLVRPGGAIAVLEEDALHHLILPWPEDLELALRRAELEALAAQIGQPRRYYAGRRLPQLAREAGLDRVSVSTRAIDRWAPLTEPERAFIDLELAALRRRVIGRIDPEMREVFDRLVDPDSDAYLPARPDFTMTCIERVVVGRRPEA